In a genomic window of Thermoproteus tenax Kra 1:
- a CDS encoding XTP/dITP diphosphatase gives MRIYFATSNRHKVLEASSVLKRYSIEVEQIMVKKLEVQADDVEEIARTAAEDLCARRMDMTVVEDDGLYIKALEGFPGPYSEYVYRTLGLRRVLKLLEGVGDRSAFFKAAVGLCNNGVPHVFVGVVDGEIALEPRGLGGFGYDPIFIPKGYSLTFAELSIEEKSKISHRARAFQALAEWLLAHN, from the coding sequence ATGAGGATCTACTTCGCCACCTCCAACAGGCACAAAGTATTGGAGGCCAGCTCCGTGTTGAAAAGATACTCCATAGAGGTGGAACAGATAATGGTAAAAAAGCTAGAGGTCCAAGCCGACGACGTTGAGGAGATAGCGAGGACTGCCGCCGAGGATCTCTGTGCGCGCAGGATGGACATGACAGTCGTTGAGGACGACGGTCTCTATATAAAGGCTTTGGAGGGCTTCCCAGGTCCGTATTCCGAGTACGTCTACAGGACTCTGGGGCTCCGGCGGGTGCTCAAGTTGCTTGAGGGCGTTGGAGATCGCTCGGCGTTTTTCAAAGCGGCGGTCGGTTTGTGCAACAACGGTGTGCCGCACGTCTTCGTAGGAGTTGTCGATGGCGAAATAGCCTTAGAGCCCAGAGGATTGGGCGGCTTTGGCTATGATCCCATCTTTATTCCAAAGGGGTATAGCCTCACTTTCGCAGAGTTGAGCATAGAGGAGAAGTCCAAGATCTCTCACCGGGCGCGCGCATTCCAGGCTCTGGCTGAGTGGCTCTTGGCGCATAACTGA
- a CDS encoding CBS domain-containing protein has protein sequence MDILSTPLSEVATKNVVTIGEKERVIDALRKMVELDIRRLPIVKNKTLVGIITALDILDAIYSIVESGEGSLYADIYMRPAVEFATRNVVTARPDMTVGDAISLFLKHNFGSMPIVDEEGNLVGIFTEWDAMKIVANAGFPHKVRDVMTRIVYVLTRYSTVMDALEGITVYRFRRYPIVDEKGKVFAMLHAKDVLRYFAEEATVNRAKEGEVNEIVNEYAVNIAKSPIFLATPDDYVTDVVRKMLEYDVGGVPVVDKDSGNVVGMVTEKTLLLLFA, from the coding sequence GTGGATATATTGAGCACCCCGCTCTCGGAGGTTGCTACTAAAAACGTAGTGACAATAGGGGAGAAGGAGAGGGTGATAGATGCGTTGCGAAAGATGGTGGAGCTAGATATAAGGCGGTTGCCGATTGTCAAGAACAAGACATTGGTGGGCATCATCACGGCCCTCGATATACTTGATGCCATATACTCCATCGTTGAATCGGGCGAGGGGTCGCTCTACGCAGACATATACATGAGACCCGCCGTGGAGTTCGCCACAAGGAACGTAGTGACTGCGAGACCTGATATGACTGTGGGCGATGCCATCTCGTTGTTCCTCAAACACAACTTCGGCTCAATGCCCATTGTAGATGAGGAGGGCAACTTGGTGGGCATATTCACCGAGTGGGACGCCATGAAGATAGTTGCCAACGCTGGATTTCCCCACAAGGTCAGAGATGTTATGACCAGAATAGTCTACGTCCTCACGAGATATTCCACCGTTATGGACGCCTTGGAGGGGATAACTGTATACAGATTCAGAAGATACCCAATAGTGGACGAGAAGGGGAAGGTCTTTGCCATGCTTCACGCCAAGGACGTCCTACGTTATTTCGCCGAGGAGGCCACAGTCAATAGGGCCAAAGAGGGAGAGGTCAATGAGATAGTCAACGAGTACGCAGTCAATATAGCGAAGTCGCCCATATTCCTGGCCACGCCAGACGACTACGTTACAGACGTGGTGAGAAAGATGCTGGAGTACGACGTAGGGGGAGTGCCAGTAGTGGACAAGGACAGTGGAAACGTGGTAGGCATGGTCACTGAGAAGACGCTCCTCCTTCTCTTTGCTTGA
- a CDS encoding 50S ribosomal protein L6 encodes MRVPYAGETIEVPQGVTAKVEKIGDFDYKISVKGPLGALEKVYRNIPVSITAAENKIILEVHGARKREYAIMGAIKGELKNMFLGVTRGWRYKLKIIYTHFPMLVKIQGSQISIENFLGRKSKVVLEIPKGVKVQLQGKEDIVVEGVDKELVGQFAANLQRAVELHGDEKPAPHGREGGLGVVDGIYVYGVEHIK; translated from the coding sequence GTGCGCGTCCCCTACGCCGGAGAGACTATAGAGGTGCCCCAGGGAGTTACGGCTAAGGTAGAGAAGATAGGCGACTTCGACTACAAAATATCTGTGAAGGGGCCGTTGGGCGCCCTCGAGAAGGTCTACCGCAATATACCTGTCTCAATTACGGCGGCCGAGAACAAAATAATACTGGAGGTCCACGGAGCTAGGAAGAGGGAGTACGCAATAATGGGGGCTATAAAGGGGGAATTGAAAAATATGTTCCTAGGGGTTACTAGAGGGTGGCGCTACAAGCTGAAGATAATATATACGCACTTCCCCATGCTCGTCAAAATACAGGGTAGCCAGATAAGCATTGAGAATTTCCTCGGAAGAAAGTCCAAGGTGGTCCTGGAGATCCCGAAGGGCGTGAAGGTTCAGCTACAGGGCAAGGAGGACATAGTAGTTGAGGGAGTTGACAAGGAGCTCGTGGGCCAGTTCGCAGCCAACCTCCAGAGGGCCGTCGAGCTTCATGGAGATGAAAAGCCTGCGCCCCACGGCCGCGAGGGCGGCCTCGGCGTAGTCGACGGTATTTACGTATATGGAGTCGAACACATCAAATGA
- a CDS encoding thioredoxin family protein, with product MESNTSNELELILRKKAAELLARRGRGDCCTTRYPVAYEVQSLEELNRAVKSCRISFVMFFGRVCPYCRAFDPIFRHVGSKYQEVANFVKAEVERFAFTAAALGIMGTPTTFAFVDGAPADALPGFAIAPVFEEFVQRHLQRARCA from the coding sequence ATGGAGTCGAACACATCAAATGAGCTCGAGCTCATTCTGAGGAAGAAGGCAGCTGAGCTTCTGGCCAGAAGGGGAAGGGGGGACTGTTGTACAACGCGGTACCCTGTGGCCTACGAGGTGCAGAGCCTAGAGGAGCTCAACAGAGCCGTGAAAAGCTGTAGGATCTCGTTCGTTATGTTCTTCGGCAGAGTGTGTCCATACTGTAGGGCCTTCGATCCTATATTTAGACACGTGGGATCTAAATACCAAGAAGTGGCTAACTTCGTCAAGGCTGAAGTAGAGCGGTTCGCCTTCACGGCCGCCGCCTTGGGCATAATGGGGACTCCTACGACATTCGCCTTCGTCGACGGAGCGCCAGCAGACGCCCTGCCCGGCTTCGCGATAGCGCCTGTGTTTGAGGAGTTCGTACAACGCCATCTACAGAGGGCCCGCTGTGCCTAA
- a CDS encoding malate dehydrogenase has protein sequence MITVVGSGRVGATTAAMLGVLGVDNKIVLIDIIKGLPQGEALDLNHMSSILGLDVYYTGSNDYADMKGSDLVIVTAGLARKPGMTREQLLEQNAQIVANIGKEIAKYAPDSVVILTTNPLDAMTYVMWRATGFSRERVVGFSGVLDGGRLAFYAGQKLGISPASIIPIVLGQHGESMFPVPSKSFVFGVPLDKLLKPEEIKEAVEETVKAGARITELRGFSSNWAPGAGVAIMAKAVKRDERRALIASVVLDGEYGVRGIPVEVPVVLGRGGAIKVLEVELSPEEKQRFQQSVEAISKLLNSLPAQYK, from the coding sequence ATGATAACGGTCGTCGGAAGCGGCAGAGTCGGCGCAACTACCGCTGCGATGCTCGGAGTTCTCGGCGTAGATAACAAAATCGTGTTGATAGATATAATAAAAGGGCTCCCCCAGGGCGAGGCGCTCGACTTGAACCACATGTCCTCCATCTTGGGACTGGACGTCTATTACACTGGCTCCAACGACTACGCCGATATGAAGGGGAGCGACTTGGTCATAGTTACGGCGGGTCTTGCGAGGAAGCCCGGGATGACTAGGGAGCAGTTGCTTGAGCAGAACGCCCAGATAGTGGCCAACATAGGGAAAGAGATAGCCAAGTATGCCCCAGACTCGGTGGTCATATTGACCACAAATCCGCTGGACGCCATGACATATGTGATGTGGAGGGCGACTGGATTTTCAAGAGAGAGAGTGGTTGGATTCAGCGGAGTCTTGGACGGAGGCAGACTCGCCTTTTATGCGGGGCAGAAGTTAGGGATATCGCCGGCATCGATAATACCGATAGTGTTAGGGCAACATGGGGAGAGCATGTTCCCTGTGCCCAGCAAGAGCTTTGTATTCGGCGTGCCGTTGGATAAACTGCTGAAGCCGGAGGAGATAAAGGAGGCGGTGGAGGAGACCGTCAAGGCGGGCGCCAGAATCACGGAGCTGAGGGGCTTCTCCTCCAACTGGGCGCCCGGCGCCGGCGTGGCCATAATGGCCAAGGCAGTTAAACGGGATGAGAGGAGGGCGCTTATAGCGTCCGTGGTCCTCGACGGCGAGTACGGCGTGAGGGGCATACCTGTTGAAGTTCCCGTGGTCCTAGGGAGAGGCGGCGCCATAAAGGTCTTGGAAGTCGAGTTGTCGCCTGAGGAGAAACAAAGGTTCCAGCAAAGCGTGGAAGCGATTAGTAAACTATTAAACTCTCTTCCAGCCCAATATAAGTGA
- the pdo gene encoding protein disulfide oxidoreductase produces MADATPIGPAPAEVPHIEVDEETKEIIKETLSQMDSVVELHYFRGQHCQSRDTNWCVPTEEFLDLLSQLAPAGKLVVHKYDEEKDKDAFAKFGVEPTRVPAIYFGDGFIRYWGAPMGEEVRAFIETVVRLSTGRSGLRARTKNELAALAEKAQKRVYVMTVVTPSCPYCPYAVLLANMFAYESKGKVVSVMVEAYENPDIADQYGVTGVPAVILMREGDPMGNMEFVGVPPEHELLARVKEYAGL; encoded by the coding sequence ATGGCCGACGCAACACCCATAGGTCCTGCTCCTGCCGAGGTTCCTCATATTGAGGTGGACGAGGAGACAAAGGAGATCATCAAGGAGACTCTCTCGCAGATGGACTCAGTTGTAGAGCTACACTATTTCCGAGGGCAACACTGCCAGAGCAGAGACACCAACTGGTGTGTCCCCACTGAGGAGTTCTTGGACTTGTTAAGCCAGTTGGCTCCTGCGGGCAAGCTGGTGGTGCACAAATACGACGAAGAGAAAGACAAGGACGCCTTCGCCAAATTCGGAGTAGAACCGACCAGAGTTCCCGCGATCTATTTCGGCGATGGATTCATTAGATATTGGGGCGCTCCGATGGGCGAGGAGGTCAGAGCGTTCATTGAGACCGTGGTGAGACTCTCCACTGGCCGCAGCGGGCTGAGGGCTAGGACTAAGAACGAGCTCGCCGCCCTCGCCGAGAAGGCCCAGAAGAGAGTTTACGTCATGACTGTAGTGACGCCGTCTTGTCCCTACTGTCCCTACGCGGTGCTCCTCGCCAATATGTTCGCCTACGAAAGCAAGGGGAAGGTCGTATCGGTAATGGTCGAGGCCTATGAGAACCCGGACATAGCGGATCAGTACGGCGTAACAGGAGTGCCCGCCGTGATTCTAATGAGGGAGGGCGATCCGATGGGCAATATGGAGTTTGTGGGCGTTCCGCCTGAGCACGAGCTGTTGGCCCGCGTCAAGGAATACGCTGGCCTTTAA
- a CDS encoding FAD-dependent oxidoreductase translates to MARIVIVGGGAAGASAAARARRLDPNAEITMIEAGGMITHAPCGIPYAVSGVVADYRSLMTYTPEEFEKERNIRVLTHTKAVDVDVDKRTITISRGGREEALQWDKLVIATGARPLVPKIPGVELSGVLTVRLPDDVPHLRAELDKATTVGIIGGGYIGVEMAEAALRLGKKVVLFEMMDRLLPAALDSDMSAVLAEEMRKYGVDLHLGERVVELKGSGGVVSAVLTERGEYRVDKVILAVGVRPDVELATKAGVKLGETGAVNVNEYMETSVPDVYAAGDVAEKVHRLTGRRVWIPLAPSANKEGQVAGGNAAKGRVLKFPGIVGTAATKFFDLYIARTGLSEFEAQQLGIKYEKAVIKARTKAQYYPGYAQVHVKMLAEQGTGRILGVQVLGWDHAVVSYADISAIAIERGATIEDMFFADISYMPATAPVWHPLIVAARVLSRGKL, encoded by the coding sequence ATGGCGAGGATAGTGATTGTGGGAGGAGGCGCTGCAGGGGCCTCCGCCGCAGCTAGGGCGAGGAGGCTCGATCCCAACGCCGAGATAACTATGATCGAGGCAGGAGGCATGATAACTCATGCCCCATGTGGAATCCCCTACGCGGTGAGCGGCGTCGTCGCCGACTATAGGAGCCTCATGACCTATACGCCAGAAGAGTTCGAGAAAGAGAGGAACATCAGAGTGCTAACGCACACCAAAGCTGTGGATGTAGATGTAGACAAACGCACTATCACAATATCTAGGGGAGGGAGGGAGGAGGCGCTACAATGGGACAAGCTAGTTATCGCCACTGGCGCACGTCCGCTGGTTCCCAAGATACCCGGCGTTGAGCTCTCCGGAGTGTTGACCGTGCGCCTACCTGATGATGTGCCGCATCTTAGGGCGGAGTTAGACAAAGCCACCACAGTGGGCATTATAGGAGGCGGATATATAGGAGTGGAGATGGCCGAGGCCGCGTTGAGATTGGGGAAAAAGGTGGTGCTCTTCGAGATGATGGACAGACTGCTCCCCGCGGCGCTTGACTCAGATATGTCTGCCGTATTGGCCGAAGAGATGAGGAAATACGGCGTGGATCTGCATCTAGGAGAGAGGGTAGTTGAACTAAAGGGGTCCGGAGGGGTCGTCTCGGCGGTCCTCACCGAGAGAGGCGAGTATAGAGTCGATAAAGTCATCCTAGCCGTCGGCGTTAGGCCCGACGTCGAGCTTGCAACTAAGGCAGGTGTGAAATTGGGTGAGACCGGCGCTGTAAACGTCAACGAGTACATGGAGACCTCTGTGCCCGACGTCTACGCCGCAGGTGATGTGGCCGAGAAGGTGCACAGACTGACTGGGAGGAGGGTCTGGATACCGTTGGCACCCTCGGCCAACAAGGAGGGGCAAGTGGCCGGGGGAAACGCGGCCAAGGGGCGCGTGTTGAAGTTCCCAGGGATAGTCGGCACAGCCGCGACTAAATTCTTCGACTTGTATATAGCGAGGACGGGCCTCAGCGAGTTTGAGGCGCAACAGTTGGGCATAAAGTATGAAAAGGCTGTTATAAAGGCCAGGACCAAGGCACAGTACTACCCTGGCTACGCCCAAGTCCACGTGAAGATGTTAGCCGAGCAAGGCACCGGCAGAATCCTCGGCGTGCAGGTCCTCGGATGGGACCACGCAGTGGTCTCCTATGCGGATATATCAGCGATCGCGATCGAGAGAGGGGCCACTATAGAAGATATGTTCTTCGCCGATATAAGTTACATGCCCGCCACGGCCCCCGTGTGGCATCCGCTGATAGTAGCGGCGAGAGTTTTATCAAGAGGCAAACTATAG